A genomic region of Micromonospora sp. NBC_01796 contains the following coding sequences:
- the era gene encoding GTPase Era, with protein sequence MPTPRGIRGADGTNGQPYKAGFACFVGRPNAGKSTLTNAIVGQKIAITSSKPQTTRHVIRAVLHRPEAQLVLVDTPGLHRPRTLLGERLNDLVRSTWSEVDVIGLCVPANEPVGRGDRFITGELAELKASVIAVVTKTDLVDKKRLAEQLLAVNDMGEFAAVVPVSAVSGHQVDTLVDVMTGYLPPSPQLYPDDMLTDEPEQVLVAELIREAALEGVRDELPHSIAVVVEEMVPEDKLIRIYADVYVERPSQKAIVIGHQASRLKDVGTRARQQIEELLGSRVYLDLHVRVAKDWQRDPRQLRKLGF encoded by the coding sequence ATGCCGACCCCGCGCGGGATCCGGGGGGCGGACGGGACCAACGGGCAGCCGTACAAGGCGGGCTTCGCCTGCTTCGTCGGACGGCCCAACGCCGGCAAGTCGACCCTGACCAACGCGATCGTCGGCCAGAAGATCGCCATCACCTCCAGCAAGCCGCAGACCACCCGGCACGTCATCCGGGCCGTACTGCACCGGCCGGAGGCCCAGCTCGTCCTGGTCGACACCCCCGGCCTGCACCGTCCCCGTACGCTGCTCGGCGAGCGCCTCAACGACCTGGTCCGGTCCACCTGGAGCGAGGTCGACGTGATCGGCCTCTGCGTGCCGGCGAACGAGCCGGTCGGGCGCGGCGACCGGTTCATCACCGGCGAGCTGGCCGAGCTGAAGGCCAGCGTGATCGCCGTGGTCACCAAGACCGACCTGGTCGACAAGAAGCGGCTGGCCGAGCAGTTGCTCGCGGTCAACGACATGGGCGAGTTCGCGGCCGTGGTCCCGGTCAGCGCGGTCTCCGGACACCAGGTCGACACCCTGGTCGACGTGATGACCGGCTACCTGCCGCCGTCGCCGCAGCTCTACCCCGACGACATGCTCACCGACGAACCGGAACAGGTGCTGGTCGCCGAGCTGATCCGGGAGGCGGCGCTGGAGGGCGTACGCGACGAACTGCCGCACTCGATCGCGGTGGTGGTCGAGGAGATGGTCCCCGAGGACAAGCTGATCCGGATCTACGCCGACGTCTACGTGGAACGGCCCAGCCAGAAGGCGATCGTGATCGGTCACCAGGCCAGCCGGCTCAAGGACGTCGGCACCCGGGCCCGGCAGCAGATCGAGGAACTGCTCGGCAGCCGGGTCTACCTCGACCTGCACGTACGGGTGGCGAAGGACTGGCAGCGGGACCCGAGGCAGTTGCGCAAGCTCGGCTTCTAG
- a CDS encoding cytidine deaminase produces the protein MPESYAVSAAAPAGPIGSADVSAELSAEDAKLVVLARGARARIGAVEGAAVRDQDGRTYAAASVSLPSLTITALQLAVASAAAAGASRLEAAAVVTEASTLDGAGHAAVRDLAAEAPIHVAAPNGTLLGTVLA, from the coding sequence ATGCCTGAGTCGTACGCCGTATCCGCCGCCGCACCGGCCGGGCCGATCGGCTCCGCCGACGTGTCCGCCGAGTTGAGCGCCGAGGACGCCAAGCTGGTCGTCCTGGCCCGGGGCGCCCGCGCCCGGATCGGCGCGGTGGAAGGAGCGGCCGTACGCGACCAGGACGGCAGGACGTACGCCGCGGCCAGCGTCAGCCTGCCCTCGCTGACCATCACCGCCCTCCAGTTGGCGGTCGCCTCCGCGGCTGCCGCCGGTGCCAGCCGGCTGGAGGCCGCCGCGGTTGTCACCGAGGCGTCGACCCTCGACGGTGCCGGACACGCCGCCGTACGCGACCTGGCCGCCGAGGCGCCGATCCACGTCGCCGCCCCGAACGGCACCCTGCTCGGCACGGTGCTCGCGTGA
- a CDS encoding alpha/beta hydrolase family protein: protein MSESNYPAGNSPTQVLSVSPVVLPAPDRAVDLELRISAPVTGSDLPIILLSHGHGPSNNLSSLNGYAPLANFWAAHGFVVIQPTHLSSRTLSLPPDTPGAPLYWRSRAEDMTRILDHLDVLEAAVPQLHGRLDHSRVAVAGHSMGGHTASLLLGARLTDPDDGTEVNLAEPRIRAGVLLAAPGRGGNALSPYAAENYPFFLTTDFSRMATPTLVVVGDRDSSTHLTVRGPDWHVDPYRLSPGRKDLLTLYGAEHGLGGVSGYDVAETTDESPERVSVVQRLTSAYLRSQLHAGDSAWQAARDALAADSDPLGRVESR, encoded by the coding sequence ATGAGTGAATCGAATTACCCAGCCGGCAACTCGCCCACCCAGGTCCTCTCGGTCAGCCCGGTGGTGCTGCCGGCTCCCGACCGCGCCGTGGACCTGGAGCTGCGGATCTCCGCGCCGGTGACCGGCAGTGACCTGCCGATCATCCTGCTCTCGCACGGCCACGGCCCCTCGAACAACCTCTCCTCGCTGAACGGGTACGCCCCGCTCGCCAACTTCTGGGCCGCGCACGGCTTCGTCGTGATCCAGCCGACCCACCTGAGCTCCCGGACGCTGAGCCTGCCCCCAGACACGCCCGGAGCGCCGCTGTACTGGCGGTCACGGGCCGAGGACATGACCCGCATCCTCGACCACCTCGACGTGCTCGAAGCCGCCGTACCGCAGCTGCACGGGCGCCTGGACCACAGCAGGGTCGCCGTGGCCGGGCACTCGATGGGCGGGCACACCGCGAGCCTCCTGCTCGGCGCCCGGCTCACCGACCCGGACGACGGCACGGAGGTGAACCTGGCCGAGCCCAGGATCAGGGCGGGCGTGCTGCTCGCCGCCCCCGGCCGGGGTGGCAACGCCCTCAGCCCGTACGCGGCCGAGAACTACCCCTTCTTCCTGACCACGGACTTCTCCCGGATGGCAACGCCCACCCTCGTCGTTGTCGGGGACCGGGACAGCTCCACCCACCTGACGGTCCGGGGGCCGGACTGGCACGTCGACCCGTACCGGCTCTCGCCGGGGCGCAAGGACCTGCTCACCCTGTACGGGGCGGAGCACGGGCTCGGCGGGGTCTCCGGGTACGACGTCGCCGAGACCACGGACGAGAGCCCCGAACGGGTCTCGGTGGTCCAGCGGCTCACCTCGGCGTACCTCCGGTCTCAGCTCCACGCCGGAGATTCCGCCTGGCAGGCGGCGCGGGACGCGCTGGCGGCGGACTCCGATCCGCTCGGACGGGTCGAGTCCAGGTAA
- a CDS encoding HAD family hydrolase, with the protein MTAPASVPPDPVAAAPRLLMWDIDGTLVHTGAAAKLAYAEAFTALTGVAWQRMPHSAGRTDRDLAAEAFVTHGVADYEPYLEEFFHRYAAALAARRHLIAEQGRVLPGVGAVLAGLAGHPHVIQTLVTGNIPSAAVHKLAALGLGAGLDLDIGGYGRHNTVRADLVRQCRDLAEAKYGHRFAPADILVIGDTVHDVAGALANGVTAVGVATGTTSAADLAEAGAQIVLTDLGAVEPVVRILAGTDREAAPSIA; encoded by the coding sequence ATGACCGCCCCGGCGTCCGTACCGCCGGATCCGGTGGCGGCGGCACCCCGGCTGCTGATGTGGGACATCGACGGGACCCTGGTGCACACCGGTGCGGCGGCGAAGCTCGCGTACGCCGAGGCGTTCACCGCGCTGACCGGGGTGGCCTGGCAACGGATGCCGCACTCGGCCGGCCGGACCGACCGGGACCTGGCCGCCGAGGCGTTCGTCACGCACGGTGTGGCCGACTACGAGCCGTACCTGGAGGAGTTCTTCCACCGGTACGCCGCCGCGCTCGCCGCCCGCCGGCACCTGATCGCCGAACAGGGACGGGTACTACCCGGTGTCGGCGCGGTGCTCGCCGGGCTGGCCGGTCACCCGCACGTGATCCAGACCCTGGTCACCGGCAACATCCCGTCGGCGGCCGTGCACAAGCTCGCCGCCCTCGGCCTCGGCGCCGGCCTGGATCTCGACATCGGCGGGTACGGCCGGCACAACACCGTACGCGCGGACCTGGTCCGGCAGTGCCGCGACCTGGCCGAGGCCAAGTACGGCCACCGGTTCGCCCCGGCCGACATCCTGGTCATCGGCGACACCGTGCACGATGTGGCCGGTGCCCTCGCCAACGGGGTGACCGCTGTCGGCGTGGCCACCGGCACCACCTCCGCCGCCGACCTGGCCGAGGCCGGGGCGCAGATAGTCCTCACCGACCTCGGCGCGGTGGAACCGGTCGTACGCATCCTCGCCGGGACCGACCGCGAGGCCGCGCCCAGCATCGCCTGA
- a CDS encoding isoprenyl transferase — translation MTRGARRQPIAPTPHPSGARPPALPADALPKHIAVVMDGNGRWAKDRGLPRTKGHEAGEFSLFDTIEGAIEMGVPYLSAYAFSTENWRRSPDEVRFLMGFNRDVIRRRRDQLVDLGVRVVWSGRAGRLWKSVISELQTAEEMSRDNTRLTLQFCVNYGGQAEIADAAAAIARDVAAGKVDPAKVNEKMVARYLYHPEVPEVDLFLRPSGEQRTSNFLLWQSAYAELIYLDVLWPDFDRRHLWYACELYAQRDRRFGGALPNPVAPS, via the coding sequence ATGACCCGGGGAGCACGTCGGCAACCGATCGCGCCGACCCCGCACCCGTCCGGTGCCCGTCCGCCGGCCCTGCCCGCGGACGCCCTGCCCAAGCACATCGCGGTCGTGATGGACGGCAACGGGCGGTGGGCCAAGGATCGGGGCCTGCCCCGGACCAAGGGACACGAGGCCGGCGAGTTCTCCCTGTTCGACACGATCGAGGGCGCGATCGAGATGGGGGTGCCCTACCTGTCCGCGTACGCGTTCTCCACGGAGAACTGGCGGCGCTCACCGGACGAGGTGCGCTTCCTGATGGGCTTCAACCGGGACGTGATCCGGCGCCGCCGCGACCAGTTGGTCGACCTCGGCGTACGGGTGGTCTGGTCGGGGCGGGCCGGGCGGCTCTGGAAGAGCGTGATCTCCGAGTTGCAGACCGCGGAGGAGATGTCCCGCGACAACACCAGGCTGACGCTCCAGTTCTGCGTCAACTACGGCGGCCAGGCCGAGATCGCCGACGCGGCGGCGGCCATCGCCCGGGACGTCGCGGCCGGCAAGGTCGACCCGGCGAAGGTCAACGAGAAGATGGTCGCCCGTTACCTCTACCACCCCGAGGTGCCCGAGGTGGACCTCTTCCTGCGCCCCTCCGGCGAGCAACGGACCTCGAACTTCCTGCTCTGGCAGAGCGCGTACGCCGAGCTGATCTACCTGGACGTGCTCTGGCCGGACTTCGACCGCCGTCACCTCTGGTACGCCTGCGAGCTGTACGCCCAGCGCGACCGCCGCTTCGGTGGCGCCCTGCCGAACCCGGTGGCGCCGAGCTAA
- a CDS encoding acyltransferase family protein — translation MRNRYVDLLRFLAIIRVVVYHTTGWAFLTIAFPAMSVMFALAGSLMAASLDRSGVGAVGRRLRRLLPSLWLLAAFFVPAMLLTGLPVNWRLLLWVAPIADPPSNGWGALALSAIWYLRDYLWFVLVSPLALWLFRRFPLPTLAAPYVLLVVVEFGFPSAPNVLRDFGLYFGAWLIGFAHHDGMLRRLSRRVLIPVAGTLAALGAAWIFTHPGPRGFDLNDIRLGNGLWSAGFTLLLLGLAPAGAAWVDRNEIFSRAVTVLNRRALTVYLWHMPIVIGLTALMVRAGWSLTDTTGVTVRLIVVTTLVALATALFGWMEDLAARRRTALLPGGEAGSAQPSPARPVIPTQRNGRGSGDRSGPARPPGSGDRIGAVNRAGGE, via the coding sequence ATGCGAAACAGATACGTAGATCTCCTCCGTTTTCTGGCAATCATCCGAGTTGTCGTCTACCACACCACCGGTTGGGCGTTCCTGACCATCGCGTTCCCCGCGATGTCGGTGATGTTCGCCCTCGCCGGATCGCTGATGGCAGCCTCCCTCGACCGCTCCGGTGTCGGGGCGGTGGGTCGCCGGTTACGCCGCCTGCTTCCGTCGCTCTGGCTGCTCGCCGCGTTCTTCGTACCGGCCATGTTGCTCACCGGGTTGCCGGTGAACTGGCGGCTGCTGCTCTGGGTCGCACCGATCGCCGACCCGCCGAGCAACGGCTGGGGCGCGCTCGCGTTGAGCGCCATCTGGTACCTGCGCGACTACCTCTGGTTCGTACTGGTGTCGCCGCTGGCCCTCTGGCTGTTCCGGCGCTTCCCGCTGCCCACCCTGGCGGCGCCGTACGTGCTGCTGGTCGTGGTGGAGTTCGGGTTCCCGAGCGCACCGAACGTGCTCCGCGACTTCGGGCTCTACTTCGGAGCATGGCTGATCGGCTTCGCGCACCACGACGGGATGCTGCGGCGGCTCTCCCGGCGGGTGCTGATCCCGGTCGCCGGTACGCTCGCCGCTCTCGGCGCCGCATGGATCTTCACCCATCCGGGCCCTCGCGGGTTCGACCTGAACGACATCCGGCTCGGCAACGGGCTCTGGTCCGCCGGGTTCACCCTGCTGCTGCTCGGGCTCGCCCCGGCGGGGGCCGCCTGGGTGGACCGCAACGAGATCTTCAGCCGGGCGGTGACGGTGCTCAACCGGCGGGCGCTGACGGTCTACCTCTGGCACATGCCGATCGTGATCGGCCTGACGGCACTGATGGTGCGAGCCGGCTGGAGCCTGACCGACACCACCGGGGTCACCGTACGGCTGATCGTGGTCACCACCCTGGTCGCGCTGGCCACCGCGCTCTTCGGGTGGATGGAGGATCTCGCCGCGCGTCGCCGTACGGCCCTGCTGCCCGGTGGCGAGGCGGGTAGCGCGCAACCGAGTCCGGCACGCCCGGTGATTCCGACCCAGCGGAACGGGCGCGGGTCCGGGGACCGGAGTGGACCGGCCCGCCCGCCGGGGAGCGGGGACCGGATCGGGGCGGTGAACCGGGCCGGCGGGGAGTGA
- a CDS encoding carboxymuconolactone decarboxylase family protein — MTDNATTAETRQDRFDRGMRVLTEIDGEVGQKVIDSLADVSPELGHQVVAWAFGDIYQRPGLPPRDRQLVTLGMLTALGGCEPQLDVHINASLNVGLTPEEIIEALLHSAVYCGMPRALNATAVAKKVFADRGLLPVKTQP; from the coding sequence ATGACCGACAATGCCACCACCGCAGAGACCAGGCAGGACCGCTTCGACCGTGGCATGAGGGTGCTCACCGAGATCGACGGCGAAGTCGGTCAGAAGGTCATCGACTCCCTCGCCGACGTCTCGCCCGAACTCGGCCACCAGGTCGTCGCCTGGGCGTTCGGCGACATCTACCAGCGTCCCGGACTGCCTCCCCGGGACCGGCAACTGGTCACCCTCGGGATGCTCACCGCCCTCGGCGGGTGCGAGCCCCAACTGGACGTGCACATCAACGCCTCCCTCAACGTCGGGCTCACCCCCGAAGAGATCATCGAGGCGCTGCTGCACTCCGCGGTCTACTGCGGGATGCCCAGGGCACTGAACGCCACCGCCGTAGCCAAGAAGGTCTTCGCCGATCGGGGCCTGCTCCCGGTCAAAACCCAACCGTGA
- a CDS encoding TetR/AcrR family transcriptional regulator — protein sequence MASTSPSGEVPARSKRADAVRNQQTLLAAAAEVFVTSGVDAPIREIAARAGVGMGTIYRHFPTRADLVVAVYRHQVEECAEAGPTLLAGAESPYEALRRWVDLFVDFLVTKHGLANAMQSDSSGFEALHTYFLDRLVPVCGQLLDASVDAGEIRPGTHAYELMRGIGNLCIGRDSDPGYDPRRLVELLLRGLRPG from the coding sequence GTGGCGAGTACAAGCCCGTCCGGGGAGGTGCCGGCCCGGAGCAAGCGGGCCGACGCGGTACGCAACCAGCAGACGCTGCTCGCCGCCGCCGCCGAGGTGTTCGTCACCTCCGGCGTCGACGCACCGATCCGGGAGATCGCGGCCAGGGCGGGCGTCGGGATGGGGACGATCTACCGCCACTTCCCCACCCGGGCGGATCTGGTCGTCGCCGTCTACCGGCACCAGGTCGAGGAGTGCGCCGAGGCCGGGCCGACCCTGCTGGCCGGCGCCGAATCCCCGTACGAGGCACTGCGCCGGTGGGTCGACCTGTTCGTCGACTTCCTGGTCACGAAGCACGGGCTCGCCAACGCGATGCAGTCGGACAGCAGCGGGTTCGAGGCGCTGCACACGTACTTCCTCGACCGTCTGGTGCCCGTCTGCGGGCAACTGCTCGACGCCTCGGTCGACGCGGGCGAGATCAGGCCCGGTACGCACGCCTACGAACTGATGCGCGGCATCGGCAACCTCTGCATCGGACGGGACAGCGATCCGGGCTACGACCCGCGCCGACTGGTCGAACTGCTGCTGCGGGGACTACGGCCCGGTTAG
- a CDS encoding MTH1187 family thiamine-binding protein: MLIAFSVSPLGGGESVGDAVAEAVRVVRESGLPNETNAMFTLIEGEWDEVMAVVRRAVDVLAEESPRVSLVLKADIRAGVTDAMTAKVAHIEARLGEG; encoded by the coding sequence ATGCTGATCGCGTTTTCGGTGAGTCCACTCGGCGGCGGCGAGTCCGTGGGTGATGCGGTGGCCGAGGCCGTCCGGGTGGTCCGGGAGTCAGGGCTGCCGAACGAGACCAACGCCATGTTCACCCTGATCGAGGGCGAGTGGGACGAGGTGATGGCGGTGGTGAGACGCGCTGTCGACGTACTCGCCGAGGAGTCGCCACGGGTGAGCCTGGTCCTCAAGGCGGACATCCGGGCCGGTGTGACCGACGCGATGACCGCGAAGGTGGCGCACATCGAGGCCCGGCTGGGCGAGGGATGA
- a CDS encoding hemolysin family protein, translated as MPDHLAAAGATAAGLPDLQLLFFGAALVVLAGLFAMTEAALAAVSPARAGELARDGARGARTLQIVAADAVRHLNLLLLLRLLCELTATTLVALVAVDTFGAGWRAALVTAGAMTVVSFVVVGVAPRTIGRQHAYAVGRASAPLVRWLGRALNPLASLLILIGNAVTPGRGFREGPFATQVELRELVDLAEQRGVVEHGERQMIHSVFALGDTIAREVMVPRTEMVWIEAHKKPPQAMLLFLRSGFSRIPVIGESVDDVLGVLYLKDLIRRTQGGDPAAEEVPVSELMREATFVPESKPVDDLLSEMQAARTHLVIVVDEYGGTGGLVTIEDILEEIVGEITDEYDVERPPVQRLDGGDVRVTARLPVEDLGEIFDVELPADEVETVGGLLAQALGRVPIPGAAAELGGLRLIAEGTTGRRNRIDSVLVSRLATGDKDDPANRSDGGDRESRRNPEQSKSQKQKQDRSEERQPADA; from the coding sequence ATGCCGGACCACTTAGCCGCCGCCGGCGCCACCGCCGCCGGCCTGCCCGATCTGCAACTCCTGTTCTTCGGTGCCGCCCTGGTGGTGCTCGCCGGGCTCTTCGCGATGACCGAGGCCGCGCTCGCGGCGGTCTCCCCGGCCCGTGCCGGTGAGCTGGCCCGCGACGGGGCACGCGGCGCGCGTACGCTCCAGATCGTCGCCGCCGACGCGGTCCGGCACCTGAACCTGTTGCTGTTGCTGCGACTGCTCTGCGAACTGACCGCGACCACCCTGGTCGCCCTCGTCGCGGTCGACACCTTCGGTGCCGGTTGGCGGGCGGCACTGGTCACCGCCGGTGCGATGACCGTGGTCAGCTTCGTGGTCGTCGGCGTCGCGCCGCGCACCATCGGCCGGCAGCACGCGTACGCGGTCGGCCGGGCGAGCGCGCCGCTGGTGCGGTGGCTGGGCCGGGCCCTGAACCCGCTCGCCTCGCTGCTGATCCTGATCGGCAACGCGGTCACCCCCGGTCGGGGGTTCCGCGAGGGTCCGTTCGCGACCCAGGTGGAGCTGCGCGAGCTGGTCGACCTGGCCGAGCAGCGGGGCGTGGTCGAGCACGGCGAACGGCAGATGATCCACTCGGTCTTCGCCCTCGGTGACACCATCGCCCGCGAGGTGATGGTCCCGCGTACCGAGATGGTGTGGATCGAGGCGCACAAGAAGCCGCCGCAGGCGATGCTGCTGTTCCTGCGCTCCGGTTTCTCCCGGATCCCGGTGATCGGGGAGAGCGTCGACGACGTCCTCGGTGTCCTCTACCTCAAGGACCTGATCCGGCGCACCCAGGGCGGCGACCCGGCCGCCGAGGAGGTCCCGGTCTCCGAGCTGATGCGCGAGGCGACCTTCGTACCGGAGTCCAAGCCGGTGGACGACCTGCTCTCCGAGATGCAGGCCGCCCGTACCCACCTGGTGATCGTCGTGGACGAGTACGGCGGCACCGGCGGCCTGGTCACCATCGAGGACATCCTCGAGGAGATCGTCGGCGAGATAACCGACGAGTACGACGTGGAACGCCCGCCGGTGCAACGCCTCGACGGCGGCGACGTACGGGTCACCGCCCGGCTCCCGGTCGAGGACCTCGGTGAGATCTTCGACGTGGAACTTCCCGCCGACGAGGTCGAGACCGTCGGCGGCCTGCTCGCCCAGGCCCTCGGTCGGGTGCCCATCCCGGGTGCCGCCGCCGAACTCGGTGGCCTGCGACTCATCGCCGAGGGCACCACCGGGCGGCGCAACCGGATCGACTCGGTGCTGGTCAGCCGGCTCGCCACCGGCGACAAGGACGACCCGGCGAACCGGAGCGACGGCGGCGACCGCGAGTCCCGCCGGAACCCCGAACAGAGCAAGTCCCAGAAGCAGAAACAAGACCGATCCGAGGAGAGGCAACCCGCTGATGCCTGA
- the recO gene encoding DNA repair protein RecO gives MAGYRRQLYRDDAVVLRVQKLGESDRIITLLTRRHGRLRAVARGVRRTTSRFGARLEPFGHVDLQLAGDPQGNIGSPLHTVSQVEGIDLYGRRFLEDYPRYTTASAIAETAERLTPVEREPSLRLFQLTLGALRALAEGSHASSLVLDAYLLRGMALAGWAPALVACAVCGTPGQHRAFSVPAGGCVCPDCRPPGAAHPAPATIDLMSALTTGDWRVADATEVNHRRECSGLVAAHLQWHLERALRSLPLVDRDDRSVRTDPNEPAGTSEYGPEQGETAQ, from the coding sequence ATGGCCGGGTACCGCAGGCAGCTCTACCGCGACGACGCGGTGGTGCTGCGCGTACAGAAGCTCGGCGAGTCCGATCGGATCATCACCCTCCTGACCCGCAGGCACGGCCGGCTCCGGGCGGTCGCCCGAGGGGTACGCCGGACCACCTCCCGGTTCGGCGCCCGGCTGGAACCGTTCGGCCACGTCGACCTGCAACTCGCCGGTGACCCGCAGGGCAACATCGGCAGCCCCCTGCACACGGTCAGCCAGGTCGAGGGAATCGACCTGTACGGGCGGCGGTTCCTCGAGGACTACCCCCGCTACACCACCGCCAGCGCCATCGCCGAGACCGCCGAGCGGCTCACCCCGGTCGAACGCGAACCGTCGCTGCGGCTGTTCCAGCTCACCCTCGGCGCACTGCGCGCCCTGGCCGAGGGGAGCCACGCCAGCAGCCTGGTGCTCGACGCGTACCTGCTGCGGGGGATGGCGCTGGCCGGCTGGGCGCCGGCCCTGGTCGCCTGCGCCGTCTGCGGCACCCCCGGACAGCACCGGGCTTTCTCCGTACCGGCCGGGGGTTGTGTCTGCCCGGACTGCCGACCACCCGGCGCGGCCCACCCGGCCCCGGCCACCATCGATCTGATGTCCGCGCTCACCACCGGTGACTGGCGGGTGGCCGACGCGACCGAGGTCAACCACCGGCGCGAGTGCAGTGGCCTGGTCGCCGCTCACCTGCAGTGGCACCTGGAACGCGCGCTACGCTCGCTGCCGTTGGTTGATCGAGACGACCGGTCCGTCCGGACCGATCCGAACGAACCGGCCGGGACCTCGGAGTACGGGCCGGAGCAGGGGGAGACAGCGCAGTGA
- a CDS encoding DUF4097 family beta strand repeat-containing protein, with protein sequence MTTFRIVTAVTAGALTLGILAGCDGFSMGQRRLDFDQTEEVKITKIAVAPGSGDVVVSTAAVSDVRIKRVVRYWGSEPGSTYVIEGTELRIDTDCGSRCGVSYEIVAPTGVSVNGENGSGDIELTDVGDVDVKVGSGDITLIGATGTVRAQTGSGDIDLSRVGTAATVRTGSGSVNGHGLGGTVDATTGSGDIVLTLDTAGSVNARASSGSIELTVPAGAYRVRSTTSSGTARSELADDPTATNRLDLETGSGDITITPR encoded by the coding sequence ATGACCACGTTCCGGATCGTCACCGCCGTCACGGCGGGCGCGCTCACTCTGGGCATCCTGGCAGGCTGCGACGGTTTCTCGATGGGGCAGCGGCGGCTCGACTTCGACCAGACCGAAGAAGTCAAGATCACCAAGATCGCGGTGGCGCCGGGCTCCGGTGACGTCGTGGTGTCGACGGCGGCGGTGTCCGACGTACGAATCAAGCGGGTGGTCCGGTACTGGGGTTCCGAGCCCGGCTCCACGTACGTGATCGAGGGCACCGAACTGCGGATCGACACCGACTGCGGGTCCCGGTGCGGTGTCTCGTACGAGATCGTCGCCCCGACCGGGGTCTCGGTCAACGGTGAGAACGGCTCCGGGGACATCGAGTTGACCGATGTCGGTGACGTCGATGTGAAGGTCGGCTCCGGGGACATCACCCTGATCGGCGCGACCGGCACGGTCCGGGCGCAGACCGGTTCGGGCGACATCGACCTCAGCCGGGTCGGCACCGCGGCGACCGTACGCACCGGTTCGGGGTCGGTGAACGGGCACGGTCTCGGCGGCACGGTCGACGCCACCACCGGTTCCGGCGACATCGTCCTGACCCTGGACACGGCGGGCTCGGTGAACGCCCGCGCGTCCAGCGGCTCGATCGAGCTGACCGTGCCGGCCGGGGCGTACCGGGTCCGGTCCACGACCTCGTCCGGCACGGCCCGCTCCGAGCTGGCCGACGACCCGACCGCCACCAACCGGCTCGACCTGGAGACCGGCAGCGGGGATATCACGATCACTCCCCGCTGA